From Halanaeroarchaeum sulfurireducens, a single genomic window includes:
- a CDS encoding LabA-like NYN domain-containing protein: MVSIHPAQRVAVLADAQNLYHSAQSQFSQNVDYAALLEKAVQDRELTRAIAYVIRADSPDEERFFEALTDIGFETKIKDIKTFADGTKKADWDVGLSLDAVTLADHVDTLVLVTGDGDFSRLCSHLRHEGVRVEVMGFGSSTAEELIEATDSFIDLSERKETFLL, from the coding sequence ATGGTTTCGATTCATCCGGCACAGCGCGTCGCCGTGCTGGCGGACGCGCAGAATCTCTATCACTCCGCCCAGAGTCAGTTCTCTCAGAACGTCGATTACGCCGCGCTACTCGAGAAGGCCGTTCAGGATCGCGAGCTCACTCGGGCCATCGCGTACGTCATCCGCGCCGATTCTCCCGACGAGGAGCGGTTTTTCGAGGCGCTGACGGACATCGGCTTCGAGACGAAGATCAAGGACATCAAGACGTTCGCCGACGGGACGAAAAAAGCCGACTGGGACGTCGGGTTGAGTCTCGACGCCGTAACGCTCGCCGACCACGTGGACACGCTGGTCCTCGTCACCGGTGACGGGGACTTTTCGCGGCTCTGCTCGCACCTGCGTCACGAGGGCGTTCGCGTCGAGGTCATGGGCTTCGGGTCCTCGACGGCCGAGGAATTGATCGAGGCGACCGACTCGTTCATCGACCTGAGCGAACGCAAGGAGACGTTCCTCCTGTGA
- a CDS encoding PUA domain-containing protein, with amino-acid sequence MNGADLPALRTLADYQFGAGAGTGLFPSAGSLRIQRSSSGRPRQVLAEDGRIVSLGLDGRFTLGIEGGRRLVATLDPPAYRVVVGNESEPFVRDGKNVFNKFVSRVDDAVRAGDEVAVVHEGGDVLAVGRAELDAAAIRDFETGMAVSVRDAAGSIDR; translated from the coding sequence ATGAACGGTGCGGACCTTCCTGCGCTTCGAACGCTCGCCGACTACCAGTTCGGAGCCGGAGCGGGGACGGGGCTGTTTCCGTCGGCCGGTTCCCTGCGGATACAGCGATCGAGTTCGGGGCGGCCCCGTCAGGTGCTGGCCGAAGACGGGCGCATCGTCTCGCTGGGGCTCGACGGACGGTTCACGCTCGGGATCGAGGGTGGCCGACGGCTGGTCGCGACCCTCGACCCGCCGGCCTATCGGGTCGTGGTCGGCAACGAGAGCGAACCGTTCGTTCGCGACGGGAAGAACGTGTTCAACAAGTTCGTCAGCCGGGTCGACGACGCGGTTCGGGCCGGGGACGAGGTGGCTGTCGTCCACGAGGGGGGAGACGTACTCGCGGTGGGTCGGGCCGAACTCGATGCGGCGGCGATCCGAGACTTCGAGACCGGCATGGCCGTCAGCGTCCGCGACGCCGCCGGGTCGATCGACCGCTGA
- a CDS encoding nascent polypeptide-associated complex protein, which translates to MFGGGGMNPRKMEQMMEQMGIDVDELDATEVIIRQSDGTELVFDDPDVTRMDARDQQTYQIVGEPTEREAAEPAETAESEETAEDAIPQSDVDLVRERTGASEDDARDALEATDGDLAAAIDYLE; encoded by the coding sequence ATGTTTGGAGGCGGCGGCATGAACCCACGCAAGATGGAACAGATGATGGAACAGATGGGAATCGACGTCGACGAACTCGACGCGACGGAGGTCATCATTCGACAGAGTGACGGGACCGAACTCGTCTTCGACGACCCCGACGTCACCCGGATGGACGCTCGCGACCAGCAAACCTATCAAATAGTCGGGGAGCCGACCGAACGCGAGGCTGCCGAACCCGCTGAGACGGCGGAGAGCGAGGAAACCGCCGAGGACGCGATCCCTCAGAGCGACGTCGACCTCGTGCGCGAACGCACGGGTGCGAGCGAGGACGACGCCAGGGACGCACTCGAAGCGACCGACGGCGATCTCGCCGCCGCCATCGACTACCTCGAGTGA
- a CDS encoding methyltransferase domain-containing protein, producing MILLVRDGREFLCAPGDEVHTDLGVVDVPTDVSPGDVVESHLGESFAVRALRGPDLFQHLERTGAPMMPKDVGLVIGHTGAAAGDQVLDAGTGTGVLAAYLARVGAEVRTFEEDPEFAAVARENMDLAEVADRVTVQVGDVTDHLDDASGFDLVTLDTADAVPVVERAQDLLVSGGFVAVYSPFVESAREVELAAREAGLESIETVETIQREMDFDDRGSRPATRGVGHTGYLTFGRKL from the coding sequence GTGATTCTTCTCGTCCGTGACGGCCGGGAGTTTCTCTGTGCGCCCGGCGACGAGGTGCATACGGATCTCGGGGTCGTCGACGTTCCGACGGACGTCTCGCCGGGTGACGTCGTCGAGTCGCATCTCGGCGAGTCCTTTGCCGTCAGGGCACTCCGGGGCCCCGATCTCTTCCAGCACTTAGAGCGCACGGGCGCACCGATGATGCCCAAGGACGTCGGGCTCGTCATTGGACACACGGGCGCGGCCGCTGGCGATCAGGTGCTCGACGCGGGCACCGGAACGGGCGTCCTCGCCGCGTATCTCGCCAGGGTGGGCGCGGAGGTTCGAACGTTCGAGGAGGACCCGGAGTTCGCGGCGGTCGCGCGGGAGAACATGGACCTCGCCGAGGTGGCAGACCGCGTGACCGTTCAGGTCGGCGACGTGACCGACCATCTCGACGACGCCTCCGGGTTCGACCTGGTGACACTCGACACGGCCGACGCCGTCCCGGTCGTCGAACGAGCGCAGGACCTGCTGGTGTCTGGTGGGTTCGTCGCCGTCTATTCACCATTCGTGGAGTCGGCCCGTGAGGTCGAACTCGCGGCCCGCGAGGCCGGACTCGAGTCGATCGAGACTGTCGAAACCATCCAGCGCGAGATGGACTTCGACGACCGCGGATCGCGCCCCGCGACGAGGGGCGTCGGGCATACGGGCTATCTCACCTTTGGTCGGAAATTGTAG
- the tnpA gene encoding IS200/IS605 family transposase, with protein MEEYRSHAHSVSSCKYHFVWCPKYRHPVLDVVENDVRELFDETADHFGHEILALEIADDHVHLFVQTDPKYSPSNIARQFKSYSGKHLLERDPEIRESYFWGGGFWKVGYYVGTTGAVSKEVVERYIEETEHAPE; from the coding sequence ATGGAGGAGTATCGCAGTCATGCACATTCGGTTAGTTCCTGCAAGTATCACTTCGTGTGGTGTCCGAAGTACCGCCACCCTGTTCTCGATGTGGTTGAGAACGATGTGCGGGAGTTGTTTGATGAGACTGCTGACCACTTTGGACACGAGATTCTGGCGTTGGAGATTGCAGACGACCACGTTCACCTGTTCGTGCAAACAGATCCGAAGTATAGCCCTTCGAACATCGCTCGACAGTTCAAGTCGTACTCAGGAAAGCACTTGCTGGAGCGGGACCCCGAGATTCGGGAGTCGTATTTCTGGGGTGGTGGGTTCTGGAAGGTCGGGTACTACGTGGGAACGACGGGTGCAGTATCGAAGGAGGTGGTTGAGCGGTATATTGAAGAGACGGAACACGCGCCGGAGTGA